The Melanotaenia boesemani isolate fMelBoe1 chromosome 17, fMelBoe1.pri, whole genome shotgun sequence genome segment gtccaaagacatgcatgttaggctaattgGCCAccctaaattctccctaggagtgagtgtgtgcttttgtctctctgtgttggccctgcaacgGAATGGTGACCTTTCCAGGGTgtgccctgcctctcacctgctaaaaaggctgggataggctccagcttacccgcgactcgtagtggactaagcggtacagagaatgaatgtcCGTCTGTCAATAAAGTCAGTGGTGTGAAATGTGGATGAGTGAATTTGAGCCCCACCCTTTCCACTAAGGGTCCAGCTCAGGATGGGATGTTTTGCTGTGGTAAATCCCGATCTCTGTTGTTTCCACAGCCAAGCATACTTTTACCCGGTAGATAAGGTTTTAGCCAGATGTGTTGACTACATGGTTGTCTGACTCCATAGCAAAGCAACACCTTCTgtgaattataacaaagaaaaatgagacaGCAGAAACAAAGGACAACATTGGTGGACATCCAGTAGtttgtgctctttttttctggCCATGTCGctttaaacaacagaaaattcGGAGTATATCACAAAcattaacaaatattttttcaggtttatattttttgaTCGTGCTGTTATTTATACAGTGactgttcttttattttgtaatgcAATCAAAATTTTGTCTCACAGGAAAATCAGCGTCGGGAATGGATCTTCCGAGGCTCCATGCGACTGGAACACATTGCTAGGTTTTGGGAGGTAAAAGAGAGGGAAGAGGCCAAGGATGATTCTGACTCTGATTAATCCACAGACACAGGTAAACTGTGAACTGACTGTggacaataaaacatgaatgaattatttaaagagtGTCATCAATGTTTATCACCTCAGAGGTGAAGTTCCATATGAATTTTTGTTTGTGGGGGAGGAAAGAAACATTTAtactcaaataattttttttttgtcaaaatgagTCTGtattatgtttaaatatgattttctcctttcttctgTTTTACTTCTGTTGAGTATAAAGATCTTACCTTGTAATGAACTCTGCAGATTAAtttgaaataaactgaactgtgaAACAGTCATGAAGACTCcactttcttgtaaatgttgcCTGATATCACCTATGTTGGTTGTCTTTGACGCTTGTGAAAATAACTGAGAAGTGGGGGTGGGTAACAAGATCCTATGACCATCTATTGAGGTAGAATCATGACCTGTCTTGTGAGTAACATTTAAGGCTAAAGCTTAAAGTCATCATTCCTTACATCCTATGTTTGCTCTGATTGTTTTGCAAATGCTTTGAAAGGAAATGGGGATTCAGATCTCCATGTTTTGGTAATTTTCTTTTAGTTCtatcagtttaaaaaatatccaACAAATGTTTGGTTACAACTTTTGGGATTGTTGGCATGTAGTAGAAATTTTAGAAAACTGGGCGATTGGTGAGTTTTAGTAAATTGTAATCATGATAAAGTTATGCTCATGATTGGgggcaaaaaaaaagttgaggtGAGGTGATGCGGAAGCAGAGATATCATGGCTATCAGGTCAAAATGGTTCCTACAGGAACTTTCCCAAAACTCAATTTCATGCAGCTAAGATGAGAGCCTGCGTCAGATTCTTCTAGTGGACAAGTTATTGCCAGCAAGCGCTACCAATTTAGCAATGGAGCGATACCAACTGATTTCCTCAAACTTTCACTAAATCACTGGACTACAAAAGGTGCACTTGGTATAAGTAGATTATCCCCACTGCCTGGTTTATTGATACATATAAAATCAGAGCTCTGCACCAATGATTCTTTTCATAGCCTGGTGAATTAGCACATTTAATGTCTGCCAGGCAGAGTGAAGCATTTTTCAACTAAATGTAAGGTTGCTTACTGTTTcaaatatacacatatatgttGATGCAGCTTCCTCTTTCCTGtttagatatttaaatattCTGCTTCACTTGTCACCAAAAGATATATGTAAATTATGGTTAAGATTCAGGGTTTTTGCATACAAGCTAACCCTCTTTTCTAACTCAACATCGAGCTACAAGGCTGCAGATTAAGCACAGCAGCCATCACGATGAGTGCCTACAATACAAGGCTCTGGGGGCAGTGTTATGCTTTGCCAGGTTCAATAAAGGAATACCAGATGaccatgtttttttcccccataaaTGTTTCCCCCCCTGATAGCACATGCATATtacaagatgacaatgccagaaTTCATTGGGCTCAGTTGTGAGAGGGGTTTAGACTGAATGAagcattttctattttcatgcATGAATTGGCCACTGCAGAGCCCAGACCTATTGAGAATCTTATTCAATAAATGTGCTGAATAACTGTGTTTTGGTCTGATTCTGCTATCATTAATAGaagataataaaacagaaattaatgtTGTGACATTGCATGAGTTTactgaaacaatgccacagtaAGTGCCCGTCATAACTGGCCATATTTGTCAGGTAATGTATATACTGGTCTGCTGAATCGTGTATAAAAGTTATAGACTTCAATTTTCAACCCTCAGctccaaataaataattttatgaaTTTGAGACTTGTGTATGTACCATCAGCCACAAAGATGCATTGATCCTTGTTCAACTTGTTTTTTCTGCTATCTACTTAAAGGCATTTAACTCACTGTAACCCTATGATGCCTAAACCATGTTAACATAGACGTCTAAGGTCTCAGCTAACTAAAATTGGCATTTAAAACAGATTGTATTGTTTATGTATTAGACTGAACCTTCATTCTGCCTTTTCACACTttaatttatcttcattttagATTCCATTAGTCTGAGGACTTAAGAAATGTGTTGAATGCATTGCACTAAAACTCAAAGCCAGTATGTTCTCACAGTAAACATTGGCACATGAAAGGAGAGCTGTGATAAAGCTGATCATTGTGGGTAATGTCATGACCTGCAAATAAAGCAGTTGAGCTTGAATTTTGCTTTACCAAGTCATGGCAATGAAAAATTCTGAATATATTGTGGATACAGCTTTTAGAGACTTCAGGCAGAATGGCAAGagtaaagaaagaaggaatACAGTGTTGATGTGGTGTAATCCTGGACATATTGCTGTAAAGGAACGGTCTCTGCACCTCAGATGTTGGACTATCGTGAGTTTTTTTCCATGTTGTCTACTTAGAGTTCATCTTTTGTTACCTGTCAGCACCacaatacatcatcagcatagtGGTGGCTGTCTATAAATACAACATCCAAATGTATTCACAGTGGACTCTGAAGATTTTAACCATACCTTTCTAGTCTACATTTTCAACTCTTGATCACTTATCTACTTTATTGTTGTTATCAAgttattttcttcattatttatACTGCAGCTATATAATTTCTTTCTGGGGCTAATGAAGTAtacttaaattaaaatttccTTTAAGTCCATCTTGCTTTTGTACTATTTTGTAGtgcacagacatgcaaaacttTATGGCAGAATATTTTAACACCATGGGAATACTTTATTAACCAGCACCGAATTGGAGGACGTGATCAAAGTTGACCACAGAGGGCAGTAATGAGATTCACTGGACATTAGTACATAAAGTGAAGAAGTCGGTTAAGCTGTTAAGGAAAGAAGCTTCGTAAAGGTACGTTTTTGTGATTATATATTGACTGATTTGACTGACTCATGGGTGACGACGAAACAATAAGTCAGCCATGTCTCTTATATTATTTGAGTATTAAAGATTAGCCCAAAACAACTTTTATCTGCTGACTGAGACTTTAGCGAAAGTCGAATAAGTGTTCCTGTAGTAAACGGTTACTATGAGCTGTATGAGACAAATGCCACATATAACTAACCTAAATTAAGATAAAGCCAAATTAATCTTAAATCCAAACTCTGTGATGTGCTGCCAAATGCACTGCAGAGGAAGAAAGGTACGGGTGCTGGAATAGGCCAAACTGAGGAAGTGAAGTATATGAAAACAAACGGTCGGACTAAAACAGTAGaatagatttaatttttatacaaacagaataaaaagaagaaaaatattttcacattatgTCTAAGACGGCAGCAGTTTATTGCTTTGatgttattttctgttaagCCTTCCCACACCATCGGGCTTTGTTTTGTTGAAAAAGGCCGTCATAGAGGCAGTAAAGAGTGTTTAACGAAACTTGGCACAAAGAGTAAGTAAATTAGTGTTTgttcaaatatttctttgttttatcagtGGTTCTTTGAGATATATTTCATATAGTTTTGAGAGCCAGACTATATCCCTTAAATGGTGCCACATTTGTGGGATGAGTATGTGGGGGTAGCCCCATTACAAAACTTGCCAaatctgccaaaaaaaaaaaaaaaaaggcacattcTGCTGTAGCCTctactttgttgttgtttatttggatGATTGAAGTCTGAAAACATTAGCAATTTAACAGTTTAACTAACAGGGACCTCAGTAGAATGTCAAAACAATACACAGCCACAAGAACCTGGTTCCTCCTCTTCATACTGGTCACCAGCTTGGTCACAcatgctgtgggatggcatcccattcttcaACCAGCAGTTGTTGCAAGTCAGCCAATGTGGTTGCATTTCTCACTCTGGCAAGAACAGTACACCTAAGCTGATCCTACAAGTGTTCAATgaggttgaggtcaggactttCTATCttctccactcccaaattcaAGAGGTAGTCTTGGATAAACCCCGCTCTGTGGGAACAAGTGTTAAGTTCGAGACTATGGAGATATGGGATTGTCACTGGTTGCAGAATCTCATCTTGATATCTCCAGATTACGATTGATTTCAGTGATGACAAgccttgtttttccagtgagggtGATGCCGTCCCataccatcacactgcctccaccaaGTTCTGTCATCGTATCAGTGCAGCAGTCAGCATAGCGTTCTCTGTGTCTTCTCAACACTTCACACACAATCCAGCTGACTGCTGTCACAGATGCAGTATCTGGGGTACTAGAAGCTCAAGACAAGTCAAAAGAATCAATAGCAGAATTAGCTGTTTGGCATTGGCAAATAAGATTAGGaaagtttttcatgttctcTCAGCTCTTTTGCTCCTCCCAAAAAAAGCATTTACCTTACAAACATGGcaccatttaaataaacaggctttccaacagTCTAAGAGTTATTGACAAGAAGCAGTGTTACTACAAAGAAATGCTCGACCAAAATCaaattttcattactttttatgCTAAGTATTTTTTAAGGTCAACAATGTTAACATGCGTCTAGGTGAACAATAAAGTTTAACCTCTTCTGCTGTGTGGAACAAAATAATCAGGCTTCGAATagttaacttttatttattaattaatctgGCAGTGATATGCAGTAAAGCATGTTGTGAGTTCATTATTGTTTCTTGACATATGAGGCTGTGGTTAACGGGGTGGTGGGTTGTCAGAATGGGACGACAAGAAGCTGACAAagttttgaaaatataaaaccttTTAAGTGCCTAATTTTGCTATGCAGGGAAAATAAAAGCTGGATAAATAAACTCAGTtttatgcttcttttttctgtttcatggttatgttatttctgttttaatagtGTTACAACTTTTGTTTAGGTCACCTAAGATTGCCCAGTGATCCTTACTAATGAAGCTTTCAATGCTTCACCTCATTCACACATAATAGACACTTGGTAAGTGATGTCTTCAATCTAACTGCTTGAGGGTAATTGAGGGTAATTGTATACTATATCATACATTCAGGGGGTATCCTCTTTCAAATTTGTggctaaataattaaattgtttACTTTGAAAACTTGTTTGTTGCAGTAATAATGGAGGAAGATGAGATGGAGATGAGCAAAGAAGAGCTTAAGACTTGGATCAGAGATCAGGTAGAGAACACCAGGCTGACCTCCCCAGGCTTGCTTGAGAAATACAATTTGCTGCATTCCCTGctgaaaaggagagagaaacagGCTTCCAACTTCCTGAAGCTCTGTCAGTGAGTGTTACATCTACTTGAAGCTTTTATTCCTGCCTCTTCTAAAAGGCTGAAAGACATGAGGTTTTCTACTTGTCAGGGACAAACATCTGGATTAGGCTCAGGCTGAAGATGTGTTTGAAGATCCCACACAAATACAACAAATGTAGAAAGCTTTAAAGGATCCACATATACATATTTGCTGTATACACCATTTCCAGTTTAGTAACATCATAATCTTAAATGCATTGTAACCACTTCAGTTATCACAAATGCTCGTAGTCTTGTTCTAGCCTGGGAACTGGATCTACaatgtgtctgtgtttctgtgtatgttatttgttttgtttatgatgTCTGTTGACATTATTCAGGTCTGTGGCAGCATGTGAGGAAATAGTGAAAGAACTGTATGCGTTTCTGGAATGGGAGTACAAAGACTCAGATTCTGATGATGAATCCACAGGTAGTGGTATGAAACAAATAACTTACTTATTTGGGGAAAAAAGTTAATCGTGTTTCTATgcccacctttttttttttttttccttttcctatGCTTTCTCGTTTTTTCTTTCTAGGATGCACAGTTCAGCTACAGTCCAAGCAGCACTTCCACAACTGTGCAACATCTAACAGCTCAGATTCCCAGTTATCAAAGTctaaagcaaaagaaataaagaaaacagggCATCccattttaaatagaaaagcaGTGGTGGTCTTGACAAGACTTAGGAGATCTCAGATCATCCGCGCTGTACGCCGACCCCGGCCTCAGTTTAATTTCAGAGAAAATGAATCCTTAAGCGGTCCTGAGTCTGATATGCAATGGCAACCAGGAGATGAGCCAAGTGATTCCGATTCATCTCTGTCAGATTTTAATACTGggtcaaagaaaagaagaaaaatccaacaaaaGAGCAAAACACGGGAGAGGAGTCCCCCAGCTTCCGGAGGAAGTGGAAAATTTGCTGCTGTCATTGATGGAGCAAAGACACGAAGGCTCACAGCCAGGAAACGTATCAGTACTCcaataaaaaagacattaacGCCACACACAAGTTCAAATACGGATGTTAATGGCAAAACTGCTGAAACAATACCACAAGtcagaacaagaaaaacaacaacacctGAGGCCAACACAATTAAGACAAAAAAGCCTGAAGCCAACGCAGTGCAAACAATAACATGTGAAGCCAACGCAACAACTAAAACATGTGAAGCTAACGCAACGAAAACTAAAACATCTGAAGCCAACTCTACGAAAACTAAAACATCTGAACCCAATGCAACGAAAACTAAAACATCTGAAGCTAACTCAATGACGACTAAAACATCTGAACCCAATGCAACGAAAACTAAAACATCTGGAGCCAACTCTACGAAAACTAAAACATCTGAACCCAATGCAACGAAAACTAAAACATCTGAACCCAATGCAACGAAAACTAAAACATCTGAACCCAATGCAACGAAAACTAAAACATCTGAAGCTAACGCAATGACGACTAAAACATCTGAACCCAATGCAACGAAAACTAAAACATCTGAACCCAATGCAACGAAAACTAAAACATCTGAACCCAATGCAACGAAAACTAAAACATCTGAACCCAATGCAACGAAAACTAAAACATCTGAACCCAATGCAACGAAAACTAAAACATCTGAACCCAATGCAACGAAAACTAAAACATCTGGAGCCAACTCTACGAAAACTAAAACATCTGAACCCAATGCAACGAAAACTAAAACATCTGAACCCAATGCAACTAAAACATCTGAATCCAACGcaatgaaaactaaaacatcTGGAGCTAACGCAATGACGACTAAAACATCTGAACCCAATGCAACGAAAACTAAAACATCTGGAGCCAACTCTACGAAAACTAAAACATCTGAATCCAACGCAACGAAAACTAAAACATCTGGAGCCAACGCACCGAAAACTAAAACATCTGAAGCCAACGCAACAACTAAAACATGTGAAGCCAATACAAAAGCCAGTGCTGAGAGGAAGGAAGCGACGACCTCAACGCCATCTGCAGAAACCACAGGTAACGTCCTGTGGACATTTTCAGAAGCTTGCTGCTGAAATAGCAATACTGGATTTTGATGATGAGTATttaattgttaaataaaaatatagatttctAAATATAACATCAAATTCAGCAATTTATACAAATCATATAATCCTGtaatttgtaaatgtattttcaaatgCTATTtctaaaaggagaaataaatagCACAATTTATAAATTTGGTTATACCTTTCCATTTCATACACTATAAAAGGTAATTCCCTTGTCCATGTCCATTTTAGTTAaaccaatcacagctgctcCTCAGATGTAACCAGCTCTCTCATTGGTTAGAGAGCCACACTTTCATGCTGTCTTGCATGTCAGATTTAGCAAAGTAATAGCTCTACCTCATCATACTTTGAAAGAAAATCATATTCTGAATGCTGGATTGGACTCGTCAAAGTTTATGTGCAGCTGTCTCCTTTAAGTATTTGCATTATCGTCTGTTGCCTCTGTATATGCATCTGTACTATCGCCGTAGTTAGCTAGCTGTTAGCGAACACTTTGTGTTACAAGACACATTGtgatttgatttctttttgtatgaATTGTTCaatttgaaattatatttagaaacctatatttttatttgacaattaaTGCTCATCATCTAAATGCTGTATTGCTATTTCAAAGACCCCCCCCTGGTCCTCCATACGCAGATGTGTACTTATCATTGTAGGGTATAAGGTTTTAAACAAGTcgttggtttaaaaaaaaaaaaaaaaaaggcgtaTTTCACTTTGAACTTTTGTTTATGGATATTTAAACACCTCCTGTCCCCTGATAGATCTAAATTTATGAATGAATCAGTTTTTCTATGTTAATATGTTGCTTCTTTTGTTCTGTTAACAGTAAACCCCCTGAACCAAGGGGCCACTCTGTGTATCAGGACTGCTCCGATCATGCCACCAGGAGAGGTCACCATGAACATGAAAGTCCTGGCGAGAAAGAAGGAGTTGAGCTGGCAACTAGGGacaattaaagaaataattacaaagggtaatcatttaaaatgctctTTCCAGCATGCTCTAAAGATCACAATTAAACACTTGACTGCAATTGTTCTGTTTAAGGTAATGTTTTTCAATTGCCATCAACTATCAAGATATGGTTTTATTGTCGTATTAATGTTGAACACTATTGTTTTGTatataagaaaaacaacaggaacGGTGTTGTAGATTTTAACATCTTTCACAAAGCCTTTTTTACAAAGTGGCCACACTACATCGGTTATTCTAACAAATCACTTGAAGGCAGACAAGATGGTGATTGGTTCTGATCCATTCTGGTTTGAA includes the following:
- the LOC121656878 gene encoding histone-lysine N-methyltransferase SETDB1-A-like isoform X7; the encoded protein is MEEDEMEMSKEELKTWIRDQVENTRLTSPGLLEKYNLLHSLLKRREKQASNFLKLCQSVAACEEIVKELYAFLEWEYKDSDSDDESTGSGCTVQLQSKQHFHNCATSNSSDSQLSKSKAKEIKKTGHPILNRKAVVVLTRLRRSQIIRAVRRPRPQFNFRENESLSGPESDMQWQPGDEPSDSDSSLSDFNTGSKKRRKIQQKSKTRERSPPASGGSGKFAAVIDGAKTRRLTARKRISTPIKKTLTPHTSSNTDVNGKTAETIPQVRTRKTTTPEANTIKTKKPEANAVQTITCEANATTKTCEANATKTKTSEANSTKTKTSEPNATKTKTSEANSMTTKTSEPNATKTKTSGANSTKTKTSEPNATKTKTSEPNATKTKTSEPNATKTKTSEANAMTTKTSEPNATKTKTSEPNATKTKTSEPNATKTKTSEPNATKTKTSEPNATKTKTSEPNATKTKTSGANSTKTKTSEPNATKTKTSGANSTKTKTSESNATKTKTSGANAPKTKTSEANATTKTCEANTKASAERKEATTSTPSAETTVNPLNQGATLCIRTAPIMPPGEVTMNMKVLARKKELSWQLGTIKEIITKDDGRLKYKVIFEKGKSLVSGHHIAFEYSPTAEQLFIGARVVVKYTAEKPEFMPGIMAELPNRKNRMRFLVFIDNHTPVYVGLPLLRLVCKPLADPLNDITEQTHQSYMREYLKHWPHPPQTQYRVGQPVKVEHNGTLQRCEVVSIDCSLMEVSFKSDQHKEWLYRGSIRLYHMSDLRQKMVSNKDDEMNSKPTSLKGSSKATP
- the LOC121656878 gene encoding histone-lysine N-methyltransferase SETDB1-A-like isoform X1, which produces MEEDEMEMSKEELKTWIRDQVENTRLTSPGLLEKYNLLHSLLKRREKQASNFLKLCQSVAACEEIVKELYAFLEWEYKDSDSDDESTGSGCTVQLQSKQHFHNCATSNSSDSQLSKSKAKEIKKTGHPILNRKAVVVLTRLRRSQIIRAVRRPRPQFNFRENESLSGPESDMQWQPGDEPSDSDSSLSDFNTGSKKRRKIQQKSKTRERSPPASGGSGKFAAVIDGAKTRRLTARKRISTPIKKTLTPHTSSNTDVNGKTAETIPQVRTRKTTTPEANTIKTKKPEANAVQTITCEANATTKTCEANATKTKTSEANSTKTKTSEPNATKTKTSEANSMTTKTSEPNATKTKTSGANSTKTKTSEPNATKTKTSEPNATKTKTSEPNATKTKTSEANAMTTKTSEPNATKTKTSEPNATKTKTSEPNATKTKTSEPNATKTKTSEPNATKTKTSEPNATKTKTSGANSTKTKTSEPNATKTKTSEPNATKTSESNAMKTKTSEPNATKTKTSGANSTKTKTSESNATKTKTSGANAPKTKTSEANATTKTCEANTKASAERKEATTSTPSAETTVNPLNQGATLCIRTAPIMPPGEVTMNMKVLARKKELSWQLGTIKEIITKDDGRLKYKVIFEKGKSLVSGHHIAFEYSPTAEQLFIGARVVVKYTAEKPEFMPGIMAELPNRKNRMRFLVFIDNHTPVYVGLPLLRLVCKPLADPLNDITEQTHQSYMREYLKHWPHPPQTQYRVGQPVKVEHNGTLQRCEVVSIDCSLMEVSFKSDQHKEWLYRGSIRLYHMSDLRQKMVSNKDDEMNSKPTSLKGSSKATP
- the LOC121656878 gene encoding histone-lysine N-methyltransferase SETDB1-A-like isoform X8: MEEDEMEMSKEELKTWIRDQVENTRLTSPGLLEKYNLLHSLLKRREKQASNFLKLCQSVAACEEIVKELYAFLEWEYKDSDSDDESTGSGCTVQLQSKQHFHNCATSNSSDSQLSKSKAKEIKKTGHPILNRKAVVVLTRLRRSQIIRAVRRPRPQFNFRENESLSGPESDMQWQPGDEPSDSDSSLSDFNTGSKKRRKIQQKSKTRERSPPASGGSGKFAAVIDGAKTRRLTARKRISTPIKKTLTPHTSSNTDVNGKTAETIPQVRTRKTTTPEANTIKTKKPEANAVQTITCEANATTKTCEANATKTKTSEANSTKTKTSGANSTKTKTSEPNATKTKTSEPNATKTKTSEPNATKTKTSEANAMTTKTSEPNATKTKTSEPNATKTKTSEPNATKTKTSEPNATKTKTSEPNATKTKTSEPNATKTKTSGANSTKTKTSEPNATKTKTSEPNATKTSESNAMKTKTSEPNATKTKTSGANSTKTKTSESNATKTKTSGANAPKTKTSEANATTKTCEANTKASAERKEATTSTPSAETTVNPLNQGATLCIRTAPIMPPGEVTMNMKVLARKKELSWQLGTIKEIITKDDGRLKYKVIFEKGKSLVSGHHIAFEYSPTAEQLFIGARVVVKYTAEKPEFMPGIMAELPNRKNRMRFLVFIDNHTPVYVGLPLLRLVCKPLADPLNDITEQTHQSYMREYLKHWPHPPQTQYRVGQPVKVEHNGTLQRCEVVSIDCSLMEVSFKSDQHKEWLYRGSIRLYHMSDLRQKMVSNKDDEMNSKPTSLKGSSKATP
- the LOC121656878 gene encoding histone-lysine N-methyltransferase SETDB1-A-like isoform X2, with translation MEEDEMEMSKEELKTWIRDQVENTRLTSPGLLEKYNLLHSLLKRREKQASNFLKLCQSVAACEEIVKELYAFLEWEYKDSDSDDESTGCTVQLQSKQHFHNCATSNSSDSQLSKSKAKEIKKTGHPILNRKAVVVLTRLRRSQIIRAVRRPRPQFNFRENESLSGPESDMQWQPGDEPSDSDSSLSDFNTGSKKRRKIQQKSKTRERSPPASGGSGKFAAVIDGAKTRRLTARKRISTPIKKTLTPHTSSNTDVNGKTAETIPQVRTRKTTTPEANTIKTKKPEANAVQTITCEANATTKTCEANATKTKTSEANSTKTKTSEPNATKTKTSEANSMTTKTSEPNATKTKTSGANSTKTKTSEPNATKTKTSEPNATKTKTSEPNATKTKTSEANAMTTKTSEPNATKTKTSEPNATKTKTSEPNATKTKTSEPNATKTKTSEPNATKTKTSEPNATKTKTSGANSTKTKTSEPNATKTKTSEPNATKTSESNAMKTKTSEPNATKTKTSGANSTKTKTSESNATKTKTSGANAPKTKTSEANATTKTCEANTKASAERKEATTSTPSAETTVNPLNQGATLCIRTAPIMPPGEVTMNMKVLARKKELSWQLGTIKEIITKDDGRLKYKVIFEKGKSLVSGHHIAFEYSPTAEQLFIGARVVVKYTAEKPEFMPGIMAELPNRKNRMRFLVFIDNHTPVYVGLPLLRLVCKPLADPLNDITEQTHQSYMREYLKHWPHPPQTQYRVGQPVKVEHNGTLQRCEVVSIDCSLMEVSFKSDQHKEWLYRGSIRLYHMSDLRQKMVSNKDDEMNSKPTSLKGSSKATP
- the LOC121656878 gene encoding histone-lysine N-methyltransferase SETDB1-A-like isoform X3, whose product is MEEDEMEMSKEELKTWIRDQVENTRLTSPGLLEKYNLLHSLLKRREKQASNFLKLCQSVAACEEIVKELYAFLEWEYKDSDSDDESTGSGCTVQLQSKQHFHNCATSNSSDSQLSKSKAKEIKKTGHPILNRKAVVVLTRLRRSQIIRAVRRPRPQFNFRENESLSGPESDMQWQPGDEPSDSDSSLSDFNTGSKKRRKIQQKSKTRERSPPASGGSGKFAAVIDGAKTRRLTARKRISTPIKKTLTPHTSSNTDVNGKTAETIPQVRTRKTTTPEANTIKTKKPEANAVQTITCEANATTKTCEANATKTKTSEANSTKTKTSEPNATKTKTSEPNATKTKTSGANSTKTKTSEPNATKTKTSEPNATKTKTSEPNATKTKTSEANAMTTKTSEPNATKTKTSEPNATKTKTSEPNATKTKTSEPNATKTKTSEPNATKTKTSEPNATKTKTSGANSTKTKTSEPNATKTKTSEPNATKTSESNAMKTKTSEPNATKTKTSGANSTKTKTSESNATKTKTSGANAPKTKTSEANATTKTCEANTKASAERKEATTSTPSAETTVNPLNQGATLCIRTAPIMPPGEVTMNMKVLARKKELSWQLGTIKEIITKDDGRLKYKVIFEKGKSLVSGHHIAFEYSPTAEQLFIGARVVVKYTAEKPEFMPGIMAELPNRKNRMRFLVFIDNHTPVYVGLPLLRLVCKPLADPLNDITEQTHQSYMREYLKHWPHPPQTQYRVGQPVKVEHNGTLQRCEVVSIDCSLMEVSFKSDQHKEWLYRGSIRLYHMSDLRQKMVSNKDDEMNSKPTSLKGSSKATP
- the LOC121656878 gene encoding histone-lysine N-methyltransferase SETDB1-A-like isoform X6, translated to MEEDEMEMSKEELKTWIRDQVENTRLTSPGLLEKYNLLHSLLKRREKQASNFLKLCQSVAACEEIVKELYAFLEWEYKDSDSDDESTGSGCTVQLQSKQHFHNCATSNSSDSQLSKSKAKEIKKTGHPILNRKAVVVLTRLRRSQIIRAVRRPRPQFNFRENESLSGPESDMQWQPGDEPSDSDSSLSDFNTGSKKRRKIQQKSKTRERSPPASGGSGKFAAVIDGAKTRRLTARKRISTPIKKTLTPHTSSNTDVNGKTAETIPQVRTRKTTTPEANTIKTKKPEANAVQTITCEANATTKTCEANATKTKTSEANSTKTKTSEPNATKTKTSEANSMTTKTSEPNATKTKTSGANSTKTKTSEPNATKTKTSEPNATKTKTSEPNATKTKTSEANAMTTKTSEPNATKTKTSEPNATKTKTSEPNATKTKTSEPNATKTKTSEPNATKTKTSEPNATKTKTSGANSTKTKTSEPNATKTKTSEPNATKTSGANSTKTKTSESNATKTKTSGANAPKTKTSEANATTKTCEANTKASAERKEATTSTPSAETTVNPLNQGATLCIRTAPIMPPGEVTMNMKVLARKKELSWQLGTIKEIITKDDGRLKYKVIFEKGKSLVSGHHIAFEYSPTAEQLFIGARVVVKYTAEKPEFMPGIMAELPNRKNRMRFLVFIDNHTPVYVGLPLLRLVCKPLADPLNDITEQTHQSYMREYLKHWPHPPQTQYRVGQPVKVEHNGTLQRCEVVSIDCSLMEVSFKSDQHKEWLYRGSIRLYHMSDLRQKMVSNKDDEMNSKPTSLKGSSKATP
- the LOC121656878 gene encoding histone-lysine N-methyltransferase SETDB1-A-like isoform X5, which produces MEEDEMEMSKEELKTWIRDQVENTRLTSPGLLEKYNLLHSLLKRREKQASNFLKLCQSVAACEEIVKELYAFLEWEYKDSDSDDESTGSGCTVQLQSKQHFHNCATSNSSDSQLSKSKAKEIKKTGHPILNRKAVVVLTRLRRSQIIRAVRRPRPQFNFRENESLSGPESDMQWQPGDEPSDSDSSLSDFNTGSKKRRKIQQKSKTRERSPPASGGSGKFAAVIDGAKTRRLTARKRISTPIKKTLTPHTSSNTDVNGKTAETIPQVRTRKTTTPEANTIKTKKPEANAVQTITCEANATTKTCEANATKTKTSEANSTKTKTSEPNATKTKTSGANSTKTKTSEPNATKTKTSEPNATKTKTSEPNATKTKTSEANAMTTKTSEPNATKTKTSEPNATKTKTSEPNATKTKTSEPNATKTKTSEPNATKTKTSEPNATKTKTSGANSTKTKTSEPNATKTKTSEPNATKTSESNAMKTKTSEPNATKTKTSGANSTKTKTSESNATKTKTSGANAPKTKTSEANATTKTCEANTKASAERKEATTSTPSAETTVNPLNQGATLCIRTAPIMPPGEVTMNMKVLARKKELSWQLGTIKEIITKDDGRLKYKVIFEKGKSLVSGHHIAFEYSPTAEQLFIGARVVVKYTAEKPEFMPGIMAELPNRKNRMRFLVFIDNHTPVYVGLPLLRLVCKPLADPLNDITEQTHQSYMREYLKHWPHPPQTQYRVGQPVKVEHNGTLQRCEVVSIDCSLMEVSFKSDQHKEWLYRGSIRLYHMSDLRQKMVSNKDDEMNSKPTSLKGSSKATP